Proteins from one Camelina sativa cultivar DH55 chromosome 8, Cs, whole genome shotgun sequence genomic window:
- the LOC104707848 gene encoding uncharacterized protein LOC104707848 isoform X2 — translation MVETRRSSSASKRFCASSSSPEASSSPRPNKRSKAAAEPAGSSSASEVPIENQVPASDPGSESGEPELGSSDPQPMDAEKPVPTDVPVIENSPETDANPQVEVLATPTIAAEVATDAEKSKAAKKRASKAPWAKLLSQYSLNPHRIMRSPVFTVGRRGCDLSIKDQSMPTTLCELKQSEPGGPTVASLEIIGNGVLVQVNGKCYQKNACVNLRGGDEVVFSVSAKHSYIFQPIKDENLAAPDRSSSLNICEARGSPLKGVHVETRAGDSSAVDGASILASLSKYRNFHLLPPIAKAAKRQQNPEVPVVPSSCNDCISDTDMNDADSNNDQAAIAAVEKNAASTSCTANENLNVDGSGLDPFQEADGGNVPGSGYEIRPIMHLLGESSSFDIRGSISKLLDERREVREFLREFDLSSTISTRRQAFKDSLRGGVLNAENIEVSFENFPYFLSAMTKDVLITSMFVHMNGGNKYAKYGSDLTTTCPRILLSGPAGSEIYQEMLAKAFAKNFGAKLMIVDSLLLPGGSPAREAESSKEGSRREKLSMLAKRAVQAAQALQHKKPTSSVDADITGGSTLSSQALPKQEVSTATSKSYTFKAGDRVRFAGFSSSAVSSLQGSLRGPSIGSQGKVLLAFEDNSASKIGIRFDRPVQDGNDLGGLCEEEHGFFCAASSLRLDGSSSDDADKLAVNEIFEVAYSESEGGSLILFLKDIEKSLVGNSDVYATLKSKLETLPENIVVMASQTQLDSRKEKSHPGGFLFTKFGGNQTALLDLAFPDNFGKLHDRSKETPKSMKQITRLFPNKIAIQLPQDEALLLDWKEKLERDTEILKVQANITSILAVLTKNRLDCPDLGTLSIKDQTLPSESVEKVVGWAYGHHLINCSEPTVKDNKLVISAESIAYGLQMLHGIQNENKSLKKSLKDVVTENEFEKKLLSDVIPPSDIGVSFDDIGALENVKDTLKELVMLPLQRPELFDKGQLTKPTKGILLFGPPGTGKTMLAKAVATEAGANFINISMSSITSKWFGEGEKYVKAVFSLASKIAPSVIFVDEVDSMLGRRENPGEHEAMRKMKNEFMINWDGLRTKDRERVLVLAATNRPFDLDEAVIRRLPRRLMVNLPDATNRSKILSVILAKEDIAPDVDLEAIANMTDGYSGSDLKNLCVTAAHLPIREILEKEKKEKTAAQAENRPTPPLYSCTDVRPLTMNDFKAAHDQVCASVSSDSSNMNELQQWNELYGEGGSRKKTSLSYFM, via the exons ATGGTTGAGACGAGACGTAGCTCTTCCGCTTCCAAGCGTTtctgtgcttcttcttcttcccctgaAGCGTCTTCATCTCCAAGGCCTAACAAGCGATCTAAG GCGGCGGCTGAACCGGCTGGTTCCTCTTCAGCGAGCGAGGTTCCGATCGAGAATCAAGTACCGGCTTCGGATCCTGGATCGGAATCTGGAGAGCCGGAACTTGGATCCTCTGATCCACAGCCTATGGATGCGGAGAAGCCTGTTCCAACTGATGTGCCGGTGATTGAGAACTCTCCTGAAACCGACGCTAATCCTCAAGTCGAAGTCTTGGCGACTCCTACCATAGCAG CTGAAGTGGCTACCGATGCTGAGAAATCCAAGGCGGCCAAGAAGCGTGCTTCAAAGGCTCCATGGGCGAAGCTACTTTCTCAGTATTCTCTG AATCCTCACCGTATCATGAGAAGCCCTGTGTTTACTGTTGGACGCCGGGGATGCGATTTATCTATCAAAGACCAATCTATGCCTACCACCCTTTGTGAATTGAAGCAGTCTGAG CCTGGTGGTCCAACAGTTGCATCCCTGGAGATTATAGGGAATGGAGTTCTTGTTCAGGTCAATGGCAAGTGTTACCAGAAAAATGCTTGTGTTAATCTGAGGGGTGGTGACGAGGTTGTCTTCAGCGTTTCTGCGAAACATTCTTAT ATATTTCAACCTATTAAAGATGAAAATCTAGCTGCTCCCGACAGATCTTCTTCGTTGAATATATGTGAAGCTCGGGGTTCCCCTCTGAAAGGGGTTCATGTCGAGACAAGAGCAGGAGACTCCTCAGCTGTTGATGGGGCCTCTATATTGGCATCTCTATCTAAGTACCGCAACTTCCATCTTCTACCGCCAATTGCTAAAGCTGCCAAGAGGCAGCAAAATCCAGAGGTTCCTGTGGTACCTTCCAGTTGCAATGATTGCATCTCGGATACTGACATGAACGATGCTGATAGTAACAATGACCAAGCTGCTATTGCTGCTGTGGAGAAAAATGCTGCTTcaacctcttgtactgcaaatGAGAATCTGAATGTCGATGGCAGTGGATTGGATCCTTTTCAAGAAGCTGATGGTGGAAATGTTCCTGGTTCTGGTTATGAAATTAGACCAATTATGCATCTTCTGGGGGAATCTTCTTCATTTGATATAAGGGGCAGCATCTCCAAATTGCTGGATGAACGAAGGGAAGTGAGAGAATTCCTTAGAGAATTTGATCTTTCATCAACAATATCGACTAGACGCCAAGCGTTCAAGGATAGTCTGCGAGGAGGAGTACTTAATGCTGAAAACATAGAAGTTTCTTTTGAGAACTTCCCTTATTTTTTAAG TGCCATGACAAAGGATGTTTTGATAACATCGATGTTTGTCCATATGAACGGTGGAAACAAGTATGCAAAGTATGGATCAGACTTGACGACAACTTGTCCCCGTATCTTACTCTCTGGGCCAGCAG gcTCTGAGATATATCAGGAAATGTTGGCAAAAGCGTTTGCTAAAAATTTTGGAGCCAAATTGATGATTGTTGACTCTCTTTTGTTGCCTGGG GGATCACCAGCCAGGGAAGCTGAATCTTCTAAAGAAGGTTCTAGGCGTGAAAAGCTATCTATGCTTGCTAAACGAGCTGTTCAGGCTGCACAAGCATTGCAGCATAAGAAACCAACTTCAAGTGTTGATGCTGATATAACAGGTGGCTCAACATTAAGCTCTCAGGCTTTACCAAAGCAAGAAGTGTCAACTGCAACTTCTAAAAGTTACACATTCAAAGCAG gtGACCGAGTAAGGTTTGCAGGTTTTTCGTCTTCTgcagtttcttctcttcaagGCTCACTAAG GGGACCGTCTATAGGTTCCCAGGGAAAAGTACTCCTTGCATTTGAAGACAACTCTGCTTCAAAAATTGGGATTAGATTCGATAGGCCTGTACAAGATGGCAATGATCTTGGTGGCCTCTGCGAAGAAGAACATGGGTTTTTTTGTGCTG CTAGTTCACTTCGGTTAGATGGTTCTTCTAGCGATGATGCTGATAAACTTGCTGTTAATGAAATCTTTGAG GTCGCATATAGTGAGAGTGAAGGAGGGTCATTAATATTGTTCCTGAAAGACATTGAGAAATCTCTCGTGGGGAACAGTGATGTGTATGCAACTTTGAAGAGCAAGCTCGAGACTTTACCGgaaaatattgttgtcatggCCTCACAAACCCAGTTGGACAGCCGAAAGGAGAAA TCCCATCCTGGAGGTTTCTTGTTTACTAAGTTTGGTGGCAACCAGACAGCATTACTGGATCTTGCATTCCCG GATAATTTTGGTAAACTGCACGATAGAAGCAAAGAAACGCCTAAATCAATGAAACAAATAACTCGACTGTTTCCTAACAAAATCGCCATCCAGTTACCTCAG GATGAAGCTTTGCTCTTGGACTGGAAGGAGAAACTCGAACGTGACACCGAGATTTTGAAGGTTCAGGCTAATATAACCAGCATCCTTGCA GTCCTCACCAAAAACCGACTTGACTGCCCTGACCTTGGAACCTTGTCCatcaaagatcaaactcttccATCTGAAA GTGTAGAGAAAGTGGTTGGCTGGGCGTACGGTCACCATCTTATAAACTGTTCAGAACCTACAGTAAAAGACAACAAGCTTGTTATCTCTGCAGAAAG CATTGCGTATGGCCTGCAGATGTTACATGGGATTCAGAACGAAAACAAGAGTTTAAAGAAGTCTCTGAAG GATGTTGTTACTGAGAACGAATTCGAGAAAAAACTCTTGTCGGATGTCATTCCACCTAGCGATATAGGTGTTTCCTTTGATGATATTGGGGCTCTGGAAAATGTGAAAGACACATTGAAGGAGTTGGTGATGCTTCCTCTTCAAAGACCGGAATTGTTTGACAAAGGCCAGCTAACGAAG CCTACGAAAGGTATACTGTTGTTTGGACCTCCTGGTACTGGGAAGACGATGTTGGCAAAGGCAGTAGCAACTGAGGCTGGCGCAAACTTCATCAATATCTCAATGTCCAGCATTACTTCAAAG TGGTTTGGTGAGGGAGAGAAGTACGTGAAAGCTGTCTTCTCCTTAGCAAGCAAGATTGCGCCAAGTGTCATTTTTGTTGATGAG GTTGATAGCATGTTGGGAAGGCGTGAAAATCCAGGGGAACATGAAGCTATGCGGAAGATGAAGAATGAATTCATGATAAACTGGGACGGTTTACGAACAAAGGATAGAGAACGAGTTCTGGTACTCGCTGCCACCAACAGACCATTTGACCTCGACGAAGCTGTTATTAGACGGCTTCCCCGGAG ATTGATGGTTAATCTTCCAGATGCTACGAACAGATCAAAGATCTTGAGTGTTATTCTAGCAAAAGAAGATATAGCACCAGATGTTGACTTAGAAGCTATAGCAAATATGACAGATGGGTACTCAGGAAGTGACTTAAAG AATCTGTGTGTGACCGCAGCACATCTTCCAATCCGAGAAATactggagaaagaaaagaag GAGAAAACTGCAGCTCAGGCAGAGAACCGTCCCACACCACCATTGTATAGCTGCACAGACGTTCGTCCCCTGACAATGAATGATTTCAAGGCTGCCCATGATCAG GTATGTGCCAGTGTTTCTTCAGACTCATCGAACATGAACGAGCTTCAGCAATGGAATGAGCTGTATGGAGAAGGAGGATCGAGGAAGAAGACGTCGTTGAGCTACTTCatgtag
- the LOC104707850 gene encoding DNA mismatch repair protein PMS1 has protein sequence MQGDSSPATTSSPLIRPINRNVVHRICSGQVILDLSSAVKELVENSLDAGATSIEINLRDYGEDYFQVIDNGCGISPTNFKVLALKHHTSKLEDFTDLLSLTTYGFRGEALSSLCALGNLTVETRTKNEPVATLLTFDHSGLLTDEKKTARQIGTTVTVRKLFSNLPVRSKEFKRNIRKEYGKLVSLLNAYALIAKGVRFVCSNTTGKTPKSVVLNTQGRGSLKDNIITVFGMSTFTSLQPVNISISDDCRVEGFLSKPGQGTGRNLADRQYFFINGRPVDMPKVSKLVNELYKDTSSRKYPVAILDFIVPGGACDLNVTPDKRKVFFSDETSVIGSLREGLNDIYSSSNASYTVNRFEENSEQPDRAGVSSLQEKSNLLSKGIVLDVSSKTREGEVNEKEISFSRDAEIDNSSTMEKFKFDIKAQGNKKGECSLSVHGESLTVAHLDKTTSKDLPHFNVTEKVTDASKHLSSRSSFAQSTLNTFVTVGKRKHENISTMLSEAPVLRHQTSSCRVEKSRFEVRALAARCLMEGDHVDGMVLSKEDKMPNQMESESENRISPGIDTDKVERHEREHEKSLCFEEPTSDKTLSKGDMERILEENPRCSQPLRSVATVLDSPAQSTGPKLFSTLKFSFQNLRTRRLERLSRLQSTGYASKWINTPQPKKCFAAATLELSQPDDEERKARALAAATSELERLFRKEDFRRMQVLGQFNLGFIIAKLERDLFIVDQHAADEKFNFEHLARSTVLNQQPLLQPLNLELSPEEEVTVLMHMDIIRENGFLLEENPSAPPGKHFRLRAVPYSKNIIFGVEDLKDLISTLGDNHGECSIVSSYKTNKTDSICPSRVRAMLASRACRSSVMIGDPLRKNEMQKIVEHLADLESPWNCPHGRPTMRHLVDLTTLLKLPDDGSNDDDVAAMSLT, from the exons atGCAAGGAGATTCGTCTCCGGCGACTACTAGCTCTCCGTTGATAAGACCGATAAACAGAAACGTAGTTCACAGAATCTGCTCCGGTCAAGTCATTTTAGACCTCTCCTCTGCTGTCAAGGAGCTTGTGGAGAACAGTCTCGACGCCGGAGCCACCAGTATAGAGATCAACCTCCGAGACTACGGCGAAGACTACTTTCAAGTCATCGACAACGGTTGTGGCATTTCCCCAACCAATTTCAAG GTTCTTGCACTTAAGCATCATACTTCTAAATTGGAGGATTTCACAGATCTCCTGAGTTTGACTACTTATGGTTTTAGAGGAGAAGCCTTGAGCTCTCTCTGTGCATTGGGGAATCTCACGGtggaaacaagaacaaagaatgAGCCTGTTGCTACGCTCCTGACGTTTGATCATTCTGGTTTGCTGACTGATGAAAAGAAGACTGCACGCCAAATCGGTACCACTGTCACTGTGAGGAAGTTGTTCTCTAATTTACCTGTACGAAGCAAAGAGTTTAAGCGCAATATACGCAAAGAGTACGGAAAGCTTGTATCTTTATTGAAC GCATATGCACTTATTGCGAAAGGAGTGCGGTTTGTCTGCTCTAACACGACTGGGAAAACCCCAAAGTCTGTTGTGCTGAATACACAAGGGAGGGGTTCACTTAAAGACAATATCATAACAGTATTTGGCATGAGCACCTTTACAAGTCTACAGCCTGTAAATATATCTATATCAGATGATTGTAGAGTTGAAGGGTTTCTTTCCAAGCCCGGACAGGGTACTGGACGCAATTTGGCAGATCGACAGTATTTCTTCATTAATGGTCGGCCTGTAGATATGCCGAAAGTCAGCAAATTGGTGAATGAGTTATACAAAGATACAAGTTCTCGAAAATATCCAGTTGCCATTCTCGATTTTATTGTGCCAGGTGGAGCATGTGATTTGAATGTCACGCCCGATAAAAGAAAGGTGTTCTTCTCTGATGAGACTTCTGTTATCGGTTCTCTGAGGGAAGGTCTGAACGACATATATTCTTCTAGTAATGCGTCTTATACTGTAAATAGGTTCGAGGAGAATTCCGAGCAACCAGATAGGGCTGGAGTTTCATCTCTTCAGGAGAAATCAAATCTCCTGTCCAAAGGGATTGTTCTGGATGTAAGCTCTAAAACCAGAGAGGGGGAAGTTAATGAAAAGGAAATTTCTTTCTCAAGGGATGCTGAGATTGATAATAGTTCGACAATGGAGAAGTTTAAATTTGACATTAAGGCACAGGGGAATAAGAAAGGGGAATGTTCTTTATCAGTCCATGGTGAGTCCCTAACTGTAGCTCACCTTGACAAGACAACGAGCAAAGATTTGCCTCACTTTAATGTCACTGAGAAAGTTACTGATGCAAGTAAACACTTAAGCAGTCGCTCTAGCTTTGCCCAGTCAACTTTGAACACTTTTGTTACTGTGGGGAAAAGAAAACATGAGAACATAAGCACCATGCTCTCTGAAGCACCTGTACTCAGACACCAAACTTCTAGTTGTCGTGTAGAGAAAAGCAGATTTGAAGTTCGTGCGTTAGCTGCAAGATGTCTGATGGAAGGCGATCACGTTGATGGTATGGTCCTCTCAAAGGAAGATAAGATGCCAAACCAAATGGAGTCTGAATCTGAAAATCGGATTTCTCCTGGAATCGATACTGATAAAGTTGAAAGACATGAAAGA GAACATGAAAAATCATTATGTTTTGAAGAACCAACATCAGATAAAACACTCTCCAAGGGGGATATGGAAAGGATTTTGGAGGAAAATCCACGTTGCAGTCAGCCACTGCGATCTGTTGCCACAGTACTGGACTCCCCAGCTCAGTCAACCGGTCCAAAACTGTTTTCCacattaaaatttagttttcaaaacCTCAGGACGAGGAGGTTAGAAAGGCTGTCGAGATTACAGTCCACAGGTTATGCATCTAAATGGATAAACACGCCTCAACCTAAAAA GTGCTTTGCCGCTGCAACATTAGAGCTATCTCAACCGGATGATGAAGAGCGAAAAGCAAGGGCTTTAGCTGCAGCCACTTCTGAGCTGGAAAGGCTTTTTCGAAAAGAAGATTTCAGGAGAATGCAG GTACTCGGGCAATTCAATCTTGGGTTCATCATTGCGAAATTGGAGCGAGATCTGTTCATCGTGGATCAG CATGCAGCTGATGAGAAATTCAACTTCGAACATTTAGCAAGGTCAACTGTCCTGAACCAGCAACCCTTACTCCA GCCTTTGAACTTGGAGCTCTCTCCAGAGGAAGAAGTTACAGTTTTAATGCACATGGATATCATCAG GGAAAATGGCTTTCTTCTAGAGGAGAATCCGAGTGCTCCTCCCGGAAAACACTTTAGACTAAGGGCCGTTCCTTATAGCAAGAATATCATCTTTGGAGTTGAAG ATCTTAAAGACCTAATTTCAACTCTGGGAGATAACCATGGGGAATGTTCGATTGTCAGTAgctacaaaaccaacaaaactgATTCGATTTGTCCATCACGAGTCCGTGCAATGCTAGCATCCCGAGCATGCAGATCGTCTGTGATGATCGGAGATCCACTTAGAAAAAATGAAATGCAGAAG ATAGTAGAACACTTGGCAGATCTGGAATCTCCTTGGAACTGCCCACACGGACGACCAACAATGCGGCATCTTGTCGACTTGACAACTTTACTCAAATTACCTGATGACGGCagcaatgatgatgatgttgcagCCATGTCACTGACATGA
- the LOC104707847 gene encoding translocase of chloroplast 159, chloroplastic → MAGLLIQGSEQLMYLLKGETKFKDSKRGKMTIGGLVAFIDGNIPFGFKMEKQMAVGKRLVLVGNGGTMRSQGGDTASEANLEARLREADFPIGQNQSHAGLSLTMSKDDLTATANIRSQVSIGRQTKLTGVASLDTKRTGRFSVRASSSDQLQLALMAILPLAMSIYKRIIQSKETDNDL, encoded by the coding sequence ATGGCAGGGCTTTTAATCCAAGGAAGTGAGCAACTAATGTATTTGTTGAAAGGAGAAACCAAATTTAAAGACTCAAAGAGGGGGAAGATGACTATTGGAGGGTTAGTTGCATTCATTGACGGGAACAttccttttggttttaaaatggAGAAACAGATGGCTGTCGGGAAAAGGCTTGTCCTCGTGGGAAATGGAGGGACGATGCGATCACAAGGAGGAGATACAGCTTCTGAAGCAAACCTCGAGGCCAGACTTAGAGAAGCTGATTTTCCAATAGGACAAAACCAATCCCATGCGGGACTGTCTCTAACCATGTCGAAAGATGATTTAACCGCCACAGCCAATATACGATCTCAAGTATCTATAGGAAGACAAACAAAGTTAACAGGTGTTGCAAGTCTTGACACCAAGAGGACTGGGCGTTTCAGTGTTCGAGCCAGCAGCTCAGATCAGTTGCAGCTTGCCTTGATGGCCATTCTTCCGCTCGCCATGTCCATCTACAAGAGGATTATTCAATCTAAAGAAACTGACAATGATCTTTAG
- the LOC104707848 gene encoding uncharacterized protein LOC104707848 isoform X1: MVETRRSSSASKRFCASSSSPEASSSPRPNKRSKVKIDAAAASSLEPAAAEPAGSSSASEVPIENQVPASDPGSESGEPELGSSDPQPMDAEKPVPTDVPVIENSPETDANPQVEVLATPTIAAEVATDAEKSKAAKKRASKAPWAKLLSQYSLNPHRIMRSPVFTVGRRGCDLSIKDQSMPTTLCELKQSEPGGPTVASLEIIGNGVLVQVNGKCYQKNACVNLRGGDEVVFSVSAKHSYIFQPIKDENLAAPDRSSSLNICEARGSPLKGVHVETRAGDSSAVDGASILASLSKYRNFHLLPPIAKAAKRQQNPEVPVVPSSCNDCISDTDMNDADSNNDQAAIAAVEKNAASTSCTANENLNVDGSGLDPFQEADGGNVPGSGYEIRPIMHLLGESSSFDIRGSISKLLDERREVREFLREFDLSSTISTRRQAFKDSLRGGVLNAENIEVSFENFPYFLSAMTKDVLITSMFVHMNGGNKYAKYGSDLTTTCPRILLSGPAGSEIYQEMLAKAFAKNFGAKLMIVDSLLLPGGSPAREAESSKEGSRREKLSMLAKRAVQAAQALQHKKPTSSVDADITGGSTLSSQALPKQEVSTATSKSYTFKAGDRVRFAGFSSSAVSSLQGSLRGPSIGSQGKVLLAFEDNSASKIGIRFDRPVQDGNDLGGLCEEEHGFFCAASSLRLDGSSSDDADKLAVNEIFEVAYSESEGGSLILFLKDIEKSLVGNSDVYATLKSKLETLPENIVVMASQTQLDSRKEKSHPGGFLFTKFGGNQTALLDLAFPDNFGKLHDRSKETPKSMKQITRLFPNKIAIQLPQDEALLLDWKEKLERDTEILKVQANITSILAVLTKNRLDCPDLGTLSIKDQTLPSESVEKVVGWAYGHHLINCSEPTVKDNKLVISAESIAYGLQMLHGIQNENKSLKKSLKDVVTENEFEKKLLSDVIPPSDIGVSFDDIGALENVKDTLKELVMLPLQRPELFDKGQLTKPTKGILLFGPPGTGKTMLAKAVATEAGANFINISMSSITSKWFGEGEKYVKAVFSLASKIAPSVIFVDEVDSMLGRRENPGEHEAMRKMKNEFMINWDGLRTKDRERVLVLAATNRPFDLDEAVIRRLPRRLMVNLPDATNRSKILSVILAKEDIAPDVDLEAIANMTDGYSGSDLKNLCVTAAHLPIREILEKEKKEKTAAQAENRPTPPLYSCTDVRPLTMNDFKAAHDQVCASVSSDSSNMNELQQWNELYGEGGSRKKTSLSYFM, from the exons ATGGTTGAGACGAGACGTAGCTCTTCCGCTTCCAAGCGTTtctgtgcttcttcttcttcccctgaAGCGTCTTCATCTCCAAGGCCTAACAAGCGATCTAAGGTCAAGATCGATGCCgctgctgcttcttctcttGAACCT GCGGCGGCTGAACCGGCTGGTTCCTCTTCAGCGAGCGAGGTTCCGATCGAGAATCAAGTACCGGCTTCGGATCCTGGATCGGAATCTGGAGAGCCGGAACTTGGATCCTCTGATCCACAGCCTATGGATGCGGAGAAGCCTGTTCCAACTGATGTGCCGGTGATTGAGAACTCTCCTGAAACCGACGCTAATCCTCAAGTCGAAGTCTTGGCGACTCCTACCATAGCAG CTGAAGTGGCTACCGATGCTGAGAAATCCAAGGCGGCCAAGAAGCGTGCTTCAAAGGCTCCATGGGCGAAGCTACTTTCTCAGTATTCTCTG AATCCTCACCGTATCATGAGAAGCCCTGTGTTTACTGTTGGACGCCGGGGATGCGATTTATCTATCAAAGACCAATCTATGCCTACCACCCTTTGTGAATTGAAGCAGTCTGAG CCTGGTGGTCCAACAGTTGCATCCCTGGAGATTATAGGGAATGGAGTTCTTGTTCAGGTCAATGGCAAGTGTTACCAGAAAAATGCTTGTGTTAATCTGAGGGGTGGTGACGAGGTTGTCTTCAGCGTTTCTGCGAAACATTCTTAT ATATTTCAACCTATTAAAGATGAAAATCTAGCTGCTCCCGACAGATCTTCTTCGTTGAATATATGTGAAGCTCGGGGTTCCCCTCTGAAAGGGGTTCATGTCGAGACAAGAGCAGGAGACTCCTCAGCTGTTGATGGGGCCTCTATATTGGCATCTCTATCTAAGTACCGCAACTTCCATCTTCTACCGCCAATTGCTAAAGCTGCCAAGAGGCAGCAAAATCCAGAGGTTCCTGTGGTACCTTCCAGTTGCAATGATTGCATCTCGGATACTGACATGAACGATGCTGATAGTAACAATGACCAAGCTGCTATTGCTGCTGTGGAGAAAAATGCTGCTTcaacctcttgtactgcaaatGAGAATCTGAATGTCGATGGCAGTGGATTGGATCCTTTTCAAGAAGCTGATGGTGGAAATGTTCCTGGTTCTGGTTATGAAATTAGACCAATTATGCATCTTCTGGGGGAATCTTCTTCATTTGATATAAGGGGCAGCATCTCCAAATTGCTGGATGAACGAAGGGAAGTGAGAGAATTCCTTAGAGAATTTGATCTTTCATCAACAATATCGACTAGACGCCAAGCGTTCAAGGATAGTCTGCGAGGAGGAGTACTTAATGCTGAAAACATAGAAGTTTCTTTTGAGAACTTCCCTTATTTTTTAAG TGCCATGACAAAGGATGTTTTGATAACATCGATGTTTGTCCATATGAACGGTGGAAACAAGTATGCAAAGTATGGATCAGACTTGACGACAACTTGTCCCCGTATCTTACTCTCTGGGCCAGCAG gcTCTGAGATATATCAGGAAATGTTGGCAAAAGCGTTTGCTAAAAATTTTGGAGCCAAATTGATGATTGTTGACTCTCTTTTGTTGCCTGGG GGATCACCAGCCAGGGAAGCTGAATCTTCTAAAGAAGGTTCTAGGCGTGAAAAGCTATCTATGCTTGCTAAACGAGCTGTTCAGGCTGCACAAGCATTGCAGCATAAGAAACCAACTTCAAGTGTTGATGCTGATATAACAGGTGGCTCAACATTAAGCTCTCAGGCTTTACCAAAGCAAGAAGTGTCAACTGCAACTTCTAAAAGTTACACATTCAAAGCAG gtGACCGAGTAAGGTTTGCAGGTTTTTCGTCTTCTgcagtttcttctcttcaagGCTCACTAAG GGGACCGTCTATAGGTTCCCAGGGAAAAGTACTCCTTGCATTTGAAGACAACTCTGCTTCAAAAATTGGGATTAGATTCGATAGGCCTGTACAAGATGGCAATGATCTTGGTGGCCTCTGCGAAGAAGAACATGGGTTTTTTTGTGCTG CTAGTTCACTTCGGTTAGATGGTTCTTCTAGCGATGATGCTGATAAACTTGCTGTTAATGAAATCTTTGAG GTCGCATATAGTGAGAGTGAAGGAGGGTCATTAATATTGTTCCTGAAAGACATTGAGAAATCTCTCGTGGGGAACAGTGATGTGTATGCAACTTTGAAGAGCAAGCTCGAGACTTTACCGgaaaatattgttgtcatggCCTCACAAACCCAGTTGGACAGCCGAAAGGAGAAA TCCCATCCTGGAGGTTTCTTGTTTACTAAGTTTGGTGGCAACCAGACAGCATTACTGGATCTTGCATTCCCG GATAATTTTGGTAAACTGCACGATAGAAGCAAAGAAACGCCTAAATCAATGAAACAAATAACTCGACTGTTTCCTAACAAAATCGCCATCCAGTTACCTCAG GATGAAGCTTTGCTCTTGGACTGGAAGGAGAAACTCGAACGTGACACCGAGATTTTGAAGGTTCAGGCTAATATAACCAGCATCCTTGCA GTCCTCACCAAAAACCGACTTGACTGCCCTGACCTTGGAACCTTGTCCatcaaagatcaaactcttccATCTGAAA GTGTAGAGAAAGTGGTTGGCTGGGCGTACGGTCACCATCTTATAAACTGTTCAGAACCTACAGTAAAAGACAACAAGCTTGTTATCTCTGCAGAAAG CATTGCGTATGGCCTGCAGATGTTACATGGGATTCAGAACGAAAACAAGAGTTTAAAGAAGTCTCTGAAG GATGTTGTTACTGAGAACGAATTCGAGAAAAAACTCTTGTCGGATGTCATTCCACCTAGCGATATAGGTGTTTCCTTTGATGATATTGGGGCTCTGGAAAATGTGAAAGACACATTGAAGGAGTTGGTGATGCTTCCTCTTCAAAGACCGGAATTGTTTGACAAAGGCCAGCTAACGAAG CCTACGAAAGGTATACTGTTGTTTGGACCTCCTGGTACTGGGAAGACGATGTTGGCAAAGGCAGTAGCAACTGAGGCTGGCGCAAACTTCATCAATATCTCAATGTCCAGCATTACTTCAAAG TGGTTTGGTGAGGGAGAGAAGTACGTGAAAGCTGTCTTCTCCTTAGCAAGCAAGATTGCGCCAAGTGTCATTTTTGTTGATGAG GTTGATAGCATGTTGGGAAGGCGTGAAAATCCAGGGGAACATGAAGCTATGCGGAAGATGAAGAATGAATTCATGATAAACTGGGACGGTTTACGAACAAAGGATAGAGAACGAGTTCTGGTACTCGCTGCCACCAACAGACCATTTGACCTCGACGAAGCTGTTATTAGACGGCTTCCCCGGAG ATTGATGGTTAATCTTCCAGATGCTACGAACAGATCAAAGATCTTGAGTGTTATTCTAGCAAAAGAAGATATAGCACCAGATGTTGACTTAGAAGCTATAGCAAATATGACAGATGGGTACTCAGGAAGTGACTTAAAG AATCTGTGTGTGACCGCAGCACATCTTCCAATCCGAGAAATactggagaaagaaaagaag GAGAAAACTGCAGCTCAGGCAGAGAACCGTCCCACACCACCATTGTATAGCTGCACAGACGTTCGTCCCCTGACAATGAATGATTTCAAGGCTGCCCATGATCAG GTATGTGCCAGTGTTTCTTCAGACTCATCGAACATGAACGAGCTTCAGCAATGGAATGAGCTGTATGGAGAAGGAGGATCGAGGAAGAAGACGTCGTTGAGCTACTTCatgtag